A stretch of the Aegilops tauschii subsp. strangulata cultivar AL8/78 chromosome 4, Aet v6.0, whole genome shotgun sequence genome encodes the following:
- the LOC109772159 gene encoding uncharacterized protein: protein MALQQGSSHGSKAADGAVMAAMETGRGVGRRSTEAGWAWSWACCAVAAGVAAVGLAGAGVLVWWAVVFHPAREQLWMVPVGLVLLGTPLVAWLSLFASGACRRLGTNHHHHHHPPPAER, encoded by the coding sequence ATGGCGCTGCAGCAAGGATCGTCGCATGGCTCCAAGGCCGCCGACGGAGCCGTCATGGCGGCCATGGAGACGGGCCGAGGAGTAGGGCGGCGGTCGACGGAGGCGGGGTGGGCGTGGTCGTGGGCGTGCTGCGCCGTGGCGGCGGGCGTGGCGGCGGTGGGGCTGGCGGGGGCCGGCGTCCTGGTGTGGTGGGCGGTGGTGTTCCACCCGGCGCGGGAGCAGCTCTGGATGGTGCccgtcggcctcgtcctcctcgGCACCCCGCTCGTCGCCTGGCTCTCCCTCTTCGCCTCCGGCGCGTGCCGCCGCCTCGGgaccaaccaccaccaccaccaccacccgccgCCGGCCGAGCGATGA